GGCAGCAAAAAGGCGGTCGATACGGATAAATTTTACGTTATTTGCGTAAATATACTGGGTTCATGCTTTGGCTCGACTTCGCCACTAAGTGTAGATAGAAGCAGTGGTAAAGAGTATAGGCTAAATTTCCCAGTCCTTGCCATAAGCGACGTAGTAAAGGCGCAAATGAGGTTATTTAGCGAGCTAGGCATCACAAGAGTAAGAGCCGTGATAGGTGGCAGTCTTGGCGGTATGCAAGCACTTTGCTACGCTATCGAGTTTCCAGAATTTGCGCAAGATATCATCATGCTTGCAAGCACCTATCAGACTAAGCCTTGGGCGATAGCTTTTAACAAAATAGCCATCGAAGCCATTTTAAACGATGAAAATTTCAAAAACGGCGAATATGACGCGGAATTTATAAGAAAAAATGGTCTAAAAGGCATGGCTTACGGCAGGATGGCAGGGCACATCAGCTTTTTAAGCCCTGATAGCATGGATGAGAAATTCGGGCGAAACTATGTTGAGACAGACGGCCTTTATGAGCTTTCTGGGCGCTTTCAGGTGGATCGCTACATGGAGTACAACGGTTACAACTTCCCAAAGAGGTTTGACCCACTAAGCTACCTATACATCGTAAAAATGATGAACATCTTTGACTGTACAAGACACTATGACAACCTAAAAGACGCCCTTGCGCCGATCAAAGCAAATTTACATCTAATCGCTTTCAAAGGCGATCTACTCTTTCCGCCAAGCTGCATGAGAGAAATTTATGACACGCTTTGTGAGATGGGGCGAGGAGAGAATACAAATTTCGTAGAGATAGATAGCAACTACGGCCATGACGCATTTTTGGTCGAGATAGAAAAATTTGATGGATATATAAAAAATATATTAAAAGGATAGAAAATGGAGCAAAAAGAGCAAAGCTTTGAAGAAAAATTAGCCCTAGCAGATAAAATTTTAAACGATCTAAACAAAGATGATGTGAGCCTAGAAAATAGCATAAAGCTGCACGAGCAGGGCAAAAAGCTCTTAAATGAAGCAAGAGAAATTTTAGAAAACGCAAAACTTAGCATAAAGCAGGTGGATGATGAGTAGAATTTGTGCTCTTCAGCTACCAACTCAGCCTTTAAGTGAGGCAAGGCTTGATTATTACCTAAAAATTTGTGCGGACGAAAACGCAAGGCTAGTTGTGCTTGGTGAATATGTGCTAAATAGCTTTTTTAAAGAGCTCATTAGCATGCCAAAAAGCCTTATAAAAGAGCAAAGCGAGCGCAAAAAAGAGGCTCTTTTTTTAATGGCAAAAAAGTATGATCTAAATATCGTTGCACCTATTGTAAATCTAAAAGGCAAGGAAATTTTTAAAAGTCTAGCTAAATTTACCCCAACACAAGTAAAGCTATATGATCAGCAAATTCTCATGCCTTACGCTCACTGGAATGAGGCGAAATTCTTTAATAACACAAGCGATGAGCTAAATTTGCCTATTTTTACCTACGATAAATTTAAAGTCGGCGTCATGTTTGGCTATGAGGCGCACTTTGATGTGTGCTGGGCCTATATGAGCGCTAAGAAGGTCGATATTGTGCTCGTGCCAACGGCTTGTACATTTTTCTCGCAGGCGCGCTGGGAGGAGCTTTTAAAGGTTAGAGCTTTTACAAATAATGTCTACGTGCTGCGCGTAAACCGCGTAGGAAGCCACAAGAGCGATGATGCGCAGTGGAGCTTTTACGGCGATTCGATGCTTATTAATCCGTTTGGTGAAGTCAAAAATAGACTCGGCAAGAACGAAGAGATGATGATAGATGAGCTTAGCAAAAAGGAGCTTAGCGAGGCTAGAAGCACTTGGGGCTTTATGCAGATAGAGGCTAAATTTAAAAGATAAAACGCTGTGCCTAGGTAGAAAAGAGCAAATTTAGCAAAAGTTATCACGATTGCGAGAATGAGCGCTATTTAAAAGAATTTTGGAGTGAAATTTGAAACAAAGTGACGTTGAAGGATATATAAAAGAGAAATTTAACGTTTTGGGCGAGCAAATTTTCCCAAAATTTCCAAAAATTAATGTCTTTCGTCACAAGAAAAATGAGAAGTGGTTTGCACTGCTTATGGAGATAAGCGCTAGCAAGCTAGGGCTTAAAAATGACGAGATGATAGAGATTTTAAATCTAAAATGTAGCCCAGATCTAGCCATGGTACTAGTTGATGAGCAGCAAATTTTTAAAGCATATCATATGAACAAAAAGCACTGGATAAGTGTAAATTTAAACTCCAAAATCTCACAAAAAACAGTTTTTGACCTGATAGATGAAAGCTTTACCTTAAGCAAATAAAAGCCATTTTTCAGCCTTAAATTTAGTAGTTTTTGTTAAAATTACGAAAAAATTTAAGGATAAAATTTGCAAGAGCTAAACAATGAGATCAAAAAAGTCCATTTCATAGGCATCGGCGGCATCGGTATCTCAGCTATCGCTAGATTTTTACACGAAAAAGGCCACAAGATAAGTGGTAGCGACATCAAAGAGAGCAAAACGACGCTAGAGCTTCAAGATGAAGGCATCGAGGTTATCACTCCGCACTGTAAAGAGGCGATAAAAGACCAAGACTTTGTGGTCTACTCGGCCGCGATAAAAGAGGATAATATCGAGCTAGTGGAGGCTAGAAACAAGGGCATAAAGTGCTTTTCTAGAAAGGAAATTTTGCCTTATGTGCTTGAAGATAAGTGTGTCTTTGCAGTAGCTGGCGCGCACGGCAAAAGCACGACTTCAGCGATGCTAGCAAGCCTAATTGAAGGCTCAGTCATCATCGGCGCCATCTCAAAGCAGTTTGGCTCAAACATGCGCTACGCCAAAAGCGACAACGTCGTATTTGAGGCAGATGAGAGCGACTCGAGCTTCTTAAACTCAAACCCATATCTAGCCATCGTCACCAACGCAGAGCCAGAGCACATGGAGCACTACGACTACGATCTAGCTAAATTTTACGCAGCCTACAAGGGCTTTTTGGAGCGCGCAAAGGTTAGAGTAATAAACGCTGAGGACGAGTTTTTAAGCACGCTTAAGCTTGATGCGATCAGACTCTTTCCAAGCACTGATATCACCGAGCTTACGATGGTTGTAAGAGACTATCAGCCATACACCAGTTTTAATCTTAAAAATTTAGGCAAATTTGAGGCCTTTGGCATGGGCGAGCACATCGCTATAGACGCATCTTTGGCAATTCTCGCTGCGATGCACGAGACGCCGCTAAAAGATATAAGAGAAAATTTATTAAATTTTAAAGGCATCAAAAAGCGTTTTGACATCCTTAGCGCAAACAAAAATTTCGTCCTAATAGACGACTACGCGCACCATCCAACCGAGATAAAAGCGACGCTAAAATCAGTCTTTGAATACGCTAAAATTTTAGGCATAAACAGCGTCACAGCGATATTTCAGCCACACCGCTACACAAGGCTTAGTACAAATTTAGCCGGCTTTAAAGAGTGTTTTAAAGGTGTTGATGAGCTTGTTATCTTGCCAGTTTATGCAGCCGGTGAAAATCCGATCGAGGTTGATATGAAGAGCGAATTTAGCGAGTATAACCCGATCTTTACAGGCAAGGTCGAGAGGGTTGAAGAGGGGATAGAATTTACAGATGAATTTGGCGTGAAAAACCGCCTAAGTGACGGCATCGTAGTTGGTTTTGGAGCGGGCGATATCAGCGTGCAGCTAAGAGGCGACTACTAATGGATCTAGATAACTTCAAGCACCAAGATGAAAATGAAATTTTAAAAGAGATAAAAGAAAAAGAGCTAAGCGAGGATGAAATTTCTAGCCTTATAAATTTAGGCAAAAAAGATATCTTGATCGCACTTGCAAGGGAGCAAAAGCTAAGTAGCGCTCAGATAAAAGATATGCTGCCAAATGCCCCGTATATGGTTGTTTGCTTGCTAGTCGAAAAACAAGATATAAGTGAGGTTAAGGCTGAAATTTTAGAAAAGATCGAGCCTCATGCTGAGCTTTACAAAGAGCTCATCGCAAAGTATAAAGGCGTAAAATGGTAAGAAATTTGATAATAATCGCCGGCGTGATACTGCTTTTTGGAGCGATCTGGGCGATAAAAGATGAAAAGATCAGCAAAGGCATAAAAGCGCTTGTTAGCGCGGTGCTTGTAGCGATCTTTATTTGCGTCTATTTTTACGAAGAGAATTTATCAAAAAACGAGGATGCTATCTCAAAGCTAGTTAGCGATTTTAAACAGGGCAAAGTGCTAAAATGTGGCGAATACAACGTGAGTGCTGAGAAATTTAACTACGAATTTGGCACGGCGTCTTTTTTGCCAAAGCGAGAATTTAGTGATCTCTCAGGCGTCATCGTGCCTATAACGAGCTGCGAGCAATGAACGATATATTTGCAAAGCTCGATCTGGGCGAGTATCTGGATAAATTTAACTCCTTTTTAGCAAGGCAAAAACCGCTATTTTTACAAGGCGACAGCAAAATCCACTTTGAAAACATCAGCGAGCTTTCAAAGTATGATTTTAAGGCACCTGACGAGATAAAAGAGCTTGATGATGCGCTTATGAGACTTAGCAAGCAAGCAGTGCTTCACATCAGCGAAATTTACGAGTTTGCAAAGATTATTAAGTATTTTTCATATCTAAAAAAGCAAAAATTTGAAGGCAGGCTAGGCGAGTGGATAGCAAAGGTTGAAATTCCTGAAGCGATGATCACTTTGGCAAACAGCTTTGATGAAAACGGCGAGTTTAGTGACAGCGTAGATGAGAGATTTCACGCGATAAAGCAGGCGTTTAGCGAGAAAAAGCGCCAGATAGATGCCGAGCTTAAAAAGCTCATCTACTCAAAGCACATCACGCCCTATCTAGTCGACACCCAGACGCACTACATCAACTCGCAAGAGGCACTTTTAGTGCGTGGCGGCTTTAATCACGCCCTAAAAGGTACCGTGATCGCTAGAAGCTCAGGCGGCTACTTCTACGTCGCACCTGCAAGTACAGAGCGCCTAAAAAAGGAGCAAAGCGAGCTACTTGATAGAAAAGAGGAGATCATTTTTGAGCACTGCAAGAAATTTAGCTTGCAGATGAGCAAGAGCCTACTCTTTTTGAAATTTATAAATAACGCTTTTGATCAGTTTGACGCATATCAGGCGCGCGTAAATTTGGCTAGATCACGTGACTATGAGTTTATTTTGCCAAACAGCTCACACGTTATCAAGCTTGAGAAATTTGCCCACCCAGCGCTAAAAAATCCAAAGAGCGTGAGCGTGGACTTTAGCAAAAAGGTGCTTTTAATAACTGGCGTAAATGCTGGCGGTAAGTCGATGCTTTTAAAATCGATCATCTCAGCCACGCTGCTTGCAAAGTATCTGCTGCCTATGCGTATCGACGCAAACCGCTCAAGCATCGGCTCTTTTAAAGAATTTGACGCGATCATAGAAGATCCGCAAAGTGTGAAAAACGACATCTCGACCTTTGCTGGCAGGATGGTGCATTTTGCAAAGCTTTTTACTAAAAAATCGATCATCATCGGCATCGACGAGATCGAGCTTGGCACCGACTTCGAGGAGGCTGCGAGCTTGTATGGCGTCATGATAGAGCGTCTCATCACTCAAGATATCAAAATGATCATCACGACCCACCACAAGCGCCTTGCGATGTTGCTAGCTAAAAATCCAGAGGTTGAGCTAGTGGCGGCACTTTACGACGAGACGGCACAAAGGCCAAAATTTGAGTTTTTAAAAGGCACGATCGGCAAGTCTTATGCCTTTGAAACAGCGGCAAGATACGGCATATCTCAAAATCTAGTGGCGCAGGCTAAGAAAATTTATGGTGAAGATAAAGAGAATTTAAACGAGATCATCACAAAGACGCTAAATTTACAAACTAAGCTTGATGAGGGCATAAAAGAGGTCACGGCAAAAGAGGAGCGGCTGGAGCGCTTGCTCGAGGAGCAAAAAGAGCTAAAAGAGAAAAATGAGATCAAGCTAAATGCGACTATTTCACGTCTGGAAAAAGAGTATTTTGAAGCAATAAATGCGGCAAAAGCGGTTATAAATTTCAAGGATATAAAAGACAAACAAAGAGCGCTA
The sequence above is drawn from the Campylobacter concisus genome and encodes:
- a CDS encoding MmcQ/YjbR family DNA-binding protein, whose product is MKQSDVEGYIKEKFNVLGEQIFPKFPKINVFRHKKNEKWFALLMEISASKLGLKNDEMIEILNLKCSPDLAMVLVDEQQIFKAYHMNKKHWISVNLNSKISQKTVFDLIDESFTLSK
- the murC gene encoding UDP-N-acetylmuramate--L-alanine ligase, giving the protein MKKVHFIGIGGIGISAIARFLHEKGHKISGSDIKESKTTLELQDEGIEVITPHCKEAIKDQDFVVYSAAIKEDNIELVEARNKGIKCFSRKEILPYVLEDKCVFAVAGAHGKSTTSAMLASLIEGSVIIGAISKQFGSNMRYAKSDNVVFEADESDSSFLNSNPYLAIVTNAEPEHMEHYDYDLAKFYAAYKGFLERAKVRVINAEDEFLSTLKLDAIRLFPSTDITELTMVVRDYQPYTSFNLKNLGKFEAFGMGEHIAIDASLAILAAMHETPLKDIRENLLNFKGIKKRFDILSANKNFVLIDDYAHHPTEIKATLKSVFEYAKILGINSVTAIFQPHRYTRLSTNLAGFKECFKGVDELVILPVYAAGENPIEVDMKSEFSEYNPIFTGKVERVEEGIEFTDEFGVKNRLSDGIVVGFGAGDISVQLRGDY
- the metX gene encoding homoserine O-acetyltransferase MetX, producing the protein MLDLQTRTIKFNEPLYLESGRILSNFKLIYETYGTLNADKSNVIVICHALTGSHHAAGTYAGDEKAGWWDGLIGSKKAVDTDKFYVICVNILGSCFGSTSPLSVDRSSGKEYRLNFPVLAISDVVKAQMRLFSELGITRVRAVIGGSLGGMQALCYAIEFPEFAQDIIMLASTYQTKPWAIAFNKIAIEAILNDENFKNGEYDAEFIRKNGLKGMAYGRMAGHISFLSPDSMDEKFGRNYVETDGLYELSGRFQVDRYMEYNGYNFPKRFDPLSYLYIVKMMNIFDCTRHYDNLKDALAPIKANLHLIAFKGDLLFPPSCMREIYDTLCEMGRGENTNFVEIDSNYGHDAFLVEIEKFDGYIKNILKG
- the xseB gene encoding exodeoxyribonuclease VII small subunit → MEQKEQSFEEKLALADKILNDLNKDDVSLENSIKLHEQGKKLLNEAREILENAKLSIKQVDDE
- a CDS encoding endonuclease MutS2; the encoded protein is MNDIFAKLDLGEYLDKFNSFLARQKPLFLQGDSKIHFENISELSKYDFKAPDEIKELDDALMRLSKQAVLHISEIYEFAKIIKYFSYLKKQKFEGRLGEWIAKVEIPEAMITLANSFDENGEFSDSVDERFHAIKQAFSEKKRQIDAELKKLIYSKHITPYLVDTQTHYINSQEALLVRGGFNHALKGTVIARSSGGYFYVAPASTERLKKEQSELLDRKEEIIFEHCKKFSLQMSKSLLFLKFINNAFDQFDAYQARVNLARSRDYEFILPNSSHVIKLEKFAHPALKNPKSVSVDFSKKVLLITGVNAGGKSMLLKSIISATLLAKYLLPMRIDANRSSIGSFKEFDAIIEDPQSVKNDISTFAGRMVHFAKLFTKKSIIIGIDEIELGTDFEEAASLYGVMIERLITQDIKMIITTHHKRLAMLLAKNPEVELVAALYDETAQRPKFEFLKGTIGKSYAFETAARYGISQNLVAQAKKIYGEDKENLNEIITKTLNLQTKLDEGIKEVTAKEERLERLLEEQKELKEKNEIKLNATISRLEKEYFEAINAAKAVINFKDIKDKQRALNVANEKKAAIVKPKKTERESLKVGDRVKYENIKGTVLSISKNDATIESNGINLRVPLELLRKNGNEVVLPKKGGVSLNVDKPKSASLSIDLHGMRADEAIAKLDKFISDSLVMGFDEVSVFHGIGTGKLAFAVKNFLKEHPSVKDFFDAPANQGGYGAKIVRL
- a CDS encoding carbon-nitrogen hydrolase family protein yields the protein MSRICALQLPTQPLSEARLDYYLKICADENARLVVLGEYVLNSFFKELISMPKSLIKEQSERKKEALFLMAKKYDLNIVAPIVNLKGKEIFKSLAKFTPTQVKLYDQQILMPYAHWNEAKFFNNTSDELNLPIFTYDKFKVGVMFGYEAHFDVCWAYMSAKKVDIVLVPTACTFFSQARWEELLKVRAFTNNVYVLRVNRVGSHKSDDAQWSFYGDSMLINPFGEVKNRLGKNEEMMIDELSKKELSEARSTWGFMQIEAKFKR